Proteins encoded by one window of Planktothrix serta PCC 8927:
- the ispD gene encoding 2-C-methyl-D-erythritol 4-phosphate cytidylyltransferase — protein sequence MHLLIPAAGMGRRMGSDRNKLLLTLWDKPLLAWTLEAAEAATCIDWIGIMGQPVDFPDFEEILATVNLSKPVELIQGGGTRQESVYNGLQALPTDAERVLIHDGARCLATPELFERCAIGLQNWGGLIAAVPVKDTIKVVGDHQLILDTPDRKQLWAAQTPQGFDVKLLKECHQQGRQQGWEVTDDAALFEKCGLSVHIVMGEETNLKVTTPVDLSVAEFILKARHNNL from the coding sequence ATGCACTTATTAATTCCAGCAGCAGGGATGGGACGACGAATGGGGAGCGATCGCAACAAATTGCTCCTGACCTTATGGGATAAACCGTTATTGGCGTGGACACTGGAAGCGGCGGAGGCGGCGACCTGTATTGACTGGATCGGGATCATGGGTCAACCTGTGGATTTTCCTGACTTCGAGGAAATTTTAGCTACTGTTAATTTAAGTAAACCTGTGGAGTTAATTCAAGGGGGCGGCACTCGTCAAGAGTCGGTTTATAATGGCTTACAAGCCTTACCAACGGATGCAGAACGGGTATTAATTCATGATGGTGCTCGATGTTTGGCTACACCGGAGTTATTTGAACGTTGTGCCATCGGCTTACAAAACTGGGGAGGGTTAATTGCGGCTGTTCCCGTCAAAGATACGATTAAAGTGGTGGGTGATCACCAATTAATTTTAGATACTCCCGATCGCAAACAGTTATGGGCGGCACAAACTCCCCAAGGGTTTGATGTAAAATTATTAAAAGAATGTCATCAGCAAGGCCGTCAACAGGGTTGGGAAGTTACTGATGATGCAGCCTTATTTGAAAAATGTGGGTTATCTGTTCATATTGTGATGGGAGAAGAAACTAATTTAAAAGTTACAACCCCTGTCGATTTAAGCGTCGCTGAATTTATTTTAAAAGCCAGACACAATAATCTGTAG
- a CDS encoding PAS domain S-box protein, whose translation MNLTLSWLDSLETAIIPDPIRVTPDTPLDEVIGLITHARSICYLPSLESNPLENAKKEGRGSCVIVVDDNRPIGIITERNIIRWIATGKDTTKVKVAEVMSQPIVTLKHLEQQDIFAVIDQFRQYSIRHLPIVNDDKLVGLITYDTVRSCLKPGDLLQFRKVSEVMNSNVISTTASTSLLRIAQLMANHHISCVVIIDETLKLTPVGIITERDLVQFKTLGLDLEDTQAEMVMSSPLLTVRGEDTLTLAHETMECYHIGRLIITGNHGEFVGLVTRTNILQVLKPLEVYNVLEVLQKKIKQLQNEKIKLLEDRNLDLEKQVEDRNKKLFYREKEFQVIVENTPDIIFRIDLDLRYLYINAAIQKLLGVSPSDLIGKHPEDLGVDQALINLWRNVIQKAIETREEQVSEYPFPKIDSSTWHQTRLVPEYTPDGILISFLGIARDITQQKQVEEQLRQQVELEKLLYQTTVNIRQSLSLDEILKTTVNEIRLLLKCDRVLVYQFNPDKSGNVVAESVASGWDSLLKIHLEDTCFKTGGGQHYLEGQTTAINNIETAEILPCHQELLSRFQVKANLVVPIIVTDSCSKTQLWGLLIAHQCSEPRQWISTEFTLLDQLAVPISIAIQQSQLYQQIQYELNERYKAESALIQFNLELEKRVKERTLALSQTNQQLLEEIKEHRRTEKKLHRQNIKVELFTDITLNIRQSLQLEDILQTTVTEIRQILDCDRVLIYRFSSNRSGKIITESVIKPELSILDQNLNDDIFSSYSQCFYEHRTVKAINNIEDAKLSDRSECFCIRELMQQFQVKSKLIVPIFQNDQLWGLMLAHQCSIPRKWTEFEIEIMQQISDQVGIAIAQAQLLMDLQESQEQLQDLFENANDLIQLISPENGQFIYVNRAWKETLKYSDEDLKNLSIFDIIEEQYTDEYQQIFEQLKTGAISKHNSIETKFLTKTGETVILKGSANCRIEDGKPTVIRAFLRDVTAKKQAEQQLQMALQELTYHKLALDELAIVAITDANGVITYVNHKFCKLFQYSSEEALGKTHRFINSGYHPQSFFKQLWLTISQGKVWQGEIRNQAKNGDYCWVDSTIVPFVNQEGQPFQYLSIMLDITERKLAEAKLLELNQLQQAILDGANYAIISTDVNGIIQVWNRAAENLLGYQAQEVINKKTPAIIHNSQEIIERSYSLSLELGTPIEPGFEVFVAKSRIGKKEEREWIYVHKDGTHFPVLLSISTLRDQTGNISGFLGIAQDLRERKRTEAEIKVAQERFQLAIQAAQDGFWDWDFVTDSIYFSPRWKEMIGYNNDELPNELSSWEKVIFEEDRIEAIKLITDYNQGRINRFQAVQRFHHKNGSTVYILSRAIHLKDEQGKVIRMVGAHTDITELQKAQEVLKQQLAAIEAAIDGIAILEEGQYIYLNQAHVKLFGYTHPEELLGKSWAELYKPEQLDYFQQHIFPILSQQRHWQGEATAKRKDGSTFTEEVSLTLTDDDLLICVCRDVTERLKAEEKIKASLQEKEVLLREIHHRVKNNLYVISNLLDLQADTLEQEEQRNLFAESQNRIQTMALIHEQLYQSDDLSQVNFANYIQNLVEKLSLSYQTKYCEVKIILDVEPITLNLETAIPCGLLINELVTNSFKYAFPNSQYGEIKIELKLEPQQQIYLRISDNGIGIPDNVDWQDSPSLGLRLVSILGDQLEAAVEVDCSQGTSFTLTFQEQGYN comes from the coding sequence ATGAACCTAACACTAAGTTGGTTAGACAGTTTAGAAACCGCAATTATTCCTGATCCAATTAGGGTGACACCGGATACCCCGTTAGATGAAGTGATCGGATTAATTACTCACGCCAGAAGCATTTGTTATCTTCCCTCATTGGAATCTAACCCCCTAGAAAATGCCAAAAAAGAAGGACGGGGAAGTTGTGTAATTGTTGTGGATGATAATAGACCTATTGGCATTATTACAGAACGAAATATAATTCGCTGGATCGCCACCGGAAAAGACACAACAAAGGTTAAAGTCGCGGAGGTCATGAGTCAACCGATCGTCACCCTTAAACATTTAGAACAGCAGGATATTTTTGCCGTTATCGATCAATTTCGCCAGTATTCCATTCGTCATTTACCCATAGTAAATGACGACAAACTGGTAGGATTAATCACCTATGATACAGTTCGCAGTTGTTTGAAACCCGGAGATTTATTGCAGTTCAGAAAAGTTTCTGAAGTGATGAATAGCAATGTCATTTCTACAACGGCTTCAACCTCTTTATTAAGAATAGCACAACTGATGGCAAATCATCACATTAGTTGTGTGGTGATTATTGACGAAACACTAAAATTAACTCCTGTTGGAATCATTACAGAACGAGATTTAGTTCAGTTTAAAACGTTAGGACTCGATTTAGAAGATACCCAGGCAGAAATGGTTATGAGTTCACCGTTATTAACAGTACGGGGTGAAGATACTTTGACCCTTGCCCACGAAACCATGGAATGCTATCATATTGGTCGCTTAATTATCACTGGCAATCATGGAGAATTTGTAGGACTGGTAACCCGAACTAATATTTTACAAGTCTTAAAACCTTTAGAAGTTTATAATGTTCTTGAAGTCTTACAAAAGAAAATTAAACAGTTGCAAAATGAAAAAATTAAATTGTTAGAAGACCGTAACCTTGACTTAGAAAAACAAGTCGAAGATCGGAACAAAAAACTATTTTATCGAGAAAAAGAATTTCAAGTCATTGTTGAAAATACTCCCGATATTATTTTTAGAATAGATTTGGATTTACGCTATCTCTATATTAATGCTGCGATTCAAAAATTGCTAGGAGTTTCTCCTTCAGATCTAATCGGTAAACATCCAGAAGATCTAGGCGTTGATCAAGCGTTAATTAACCTTTGGAGAAATGTGATTCAAAAGGCAATAGAAACGAGGGAAGAACAAGTAAGTGAATATCCATTTCCCAAAATAGATAGTTCAACTTGGCATCAAACCCGACTCGTTCCTGAATATACACCCGATGGAATTTTAATCTCTTTTTTGGGGATCGCTAGAGATATTACTCAACAAAAACAGGTAGAAGAACAACTCCGTCAGCAAGTCGAATTAGAAAAACTATTATATCAAACCACAGTTAATATTCGTCAGTCTTTATCCTTAGATGAAATTCTGAAAACAACGGTGAACGAAATCCGGCTATTGTTAAAATGTGATCGGGTTTTAGTTTATCAGTTTAATCCAGACAAAAGTGGTAATGTGGTTGCGGAATCCGTTGCATCTGGATGGGATAGTCTTTTGAAAATTCATCTGGAAGACACTTGTTTTAAAACGGGAGGTGGACAACATTATTTAGAAGGACAGACAACTGCAATTAATAATATAGAAACAGCAGAAATTCTGCCTTGTCATCAGGAATTACTGTCTCGGTTTCAAGTTAAAGCCAATTTAGTTGTTCCGATTATAGTCACTGATTCTTGCTCTAAAACTCAATTATGGGGGCTATTAATTGCTCATCAATGTTCGGAGCCGCGTCAGTGGATTTCTACTGAATTTACCTTATTAGATCAACTGGCTGTCCCGATTTCAATTGCCATTCAACAATCTCAACTTTATCAACAAATTCAATATGAATTAAACGAACGATACAAAGCAGAATCGGCTTTAATTCAATTCAATTTAGAATTAGAGAAAAGAGTCAAAGAAAGAACTCTAGCATTAAGTCAAACCAACCAACAACTTTTAGAAGAAATTAAAGAACATCGACGAACGGAAAAAAAATTACATCGTCAAAATATTAAGGTAGAGTTATTTACGGATATAACCCTGAATATTCGTCAGTCTTTGCAACTCGAAGATATTTTGCAAACCACCGTAACAGAAATTCGCCAGATTTTAGATTGCGATCGCGTATTAATCTATCGATTTTCTTCAAATCGGTCGGGAAAAATTATTACAGAATCTGTGATCAAGCCGGAATTATCAATCCTTGATCAAAATTTGAACGATGACATTTTTTCCAGTTACTCTCAATGCTTTTATGAACACAGAACAGTTAAAGCGATTAATAATATAGAAGATGCTAAACTGTCGGACAGATCTGAATGTTTTTGCATAAGAGAATTAATGCAGCAATTCCAGGTGAAATCAAAATTAATTGTTCCCATTTTCCAAAATGATCAACTTTGGGGATTAATGCTGGCACATCAATGTAGTATACCGCGTAAATGGACAGAGTTTGAAATTGAGATCATGCAGCAAATTTCTGATCAAGTAGGAATTGCGATCGCGCAAGCTCAATTATTAATGGATTTACAAGAAAGTCAAGAACAGTTACAGGATTTATTTGAAAATGCTAATGATTTAATTCAACTGATTTCTCCTGAAAATGGACAGTTTATTTATGTGAATCGAGCTTGGAAAGAAACCTTAAAATATAGCGATGAAGACCTAAAAAATCTATCAATTTTTGATATAATTGAGGAGCAATACACTGATGAATATCAGCAAATTTTTGAACAGTTGAAAACGGGAGCTATTAGTAAACATAATTCAATCGAAACCAAATTTTTAACCAAAACCGGAGAAACGGTTATTTTAAAAGGCAGTGCTAACTGTCGAATTGAGGATGGTAAACCAACGGTTATTCGAGCTTTTTTACGCGATGTTACCGCCAAAAAACAGGCAGAACAACAGCTACAAATGGCTTTACAAGAATTAACTTATCATAAATTAGCCCTGGATGAATTAGCAATTGTAGCGATTACAGATGCTAACGGGGTGATTACTTATGTTAATCATAAATTCTGTAAACTCTTTCAATATTCTTCTGAAGAAGCTTTGGGTAAAACTCACCGTTTCATTAATTCAGGCTACCATCCTCAGAGTTTCTTTAAACAGCTTTGGTTAACTATTTCTCAAGGAAAAGTTTGGCAGGGAGAAATCCGAAATCAAGCCAAAAATGGAGACTATTGCTGGGTGGATAGTACGATTGTTCCCTTTGTAAATCAAGAGGGTCAACCGTTCCAATATTTATCAATTATGTTAGATATTACAGAGCGTAAATTAGCAGAAGCCAAACTCTTAGAATTAAATCAGCTTCAACAAGCGATTTTAGATGGGGCAAATTATGCGATTATTTCTACAGATGTCAATGGAATCATTCAAGTTTGGAACCGAGCAGCAGAAAATTTACTCGGTTATCAAGCGCAAGAAGTAATTAATAAAAAAACTCCGGCTATCATTCATAATTCTCAAGAAATTATAGAACGTTCCTATAGTTTATCCTTAGAATTAGGAACTCCCATTGAACCCGGATTTGAAGTATTTGTTGCTAAATCTCGGATCGGCAAAAAAGAAGAAAGAGAATGGATTTATGTTCATAAAGATGGCACACATTTTCCGGTTTTACTATCAATTTCTACCTTACGAGATCAAACGGGAAATATTAGTGGATTTTTAGGAATTGCTCAGGATTTAAGAGAACGCAAACGCACAGAAGCCGAAATTAAAGTAGCTCAAGAACGATTTCAGTTAGCCATTCAAGCCGCCCAGGATGGATTTTGGGATTGGGATTTTGTCACGGATAGTATTTATTTTTCACCCCGTTGGAAAGAAATGATTGGCTATAATAATGATGAATTGCCGAATGAATTATCCTCCTGGGAAAAAGTTATTTTTGAAGAGGATAGAATTGAGGCTATAAAATTAATTACAGACTATAATCAAGGTCGAATTAATCGCTTTCAAGCTGTTCAACGATTTCATCATAAAAATGGCTCCACTGTCTATATTTTATCCAGAGCAATTCATCTTAAAGATGAGCAGGGAAAGGTGATTCGTATGGTGGGAGCCCATACAGATATTACAGAACTTCAAAAAGCTCAAGAAGTCTTAAAACAACAGTTAGCTGCTATTGAAGCCGCCATTGATGGGATTGCAATTTTAGAGGAGGGACAATACATTTATTTGAATCAAGCTCATGTTAAACTATTTGGTTATACTCATCCTGAAGAATTACTCGGAAAAAGTTGGGCTGAACTCTATAAACCTGAACAACTTGATTATTTTCAACAGCATATTTTTCCGATTTTATCTCAACAACGTCATTGGCAAGGAGAAGCCACAGCAAAACGCAAAGATGGCAGTACCTTTACCGAAGAAGTTTCACTGACTTTAACCGATGATGATTTATTAATTTGTGTTTGTCGAGATGTCACCGAACGTTTAAAAGCGGAAGAAAAAATTAAAGCTTCCCTCCAAGAAAAAGAAGTTTTATTGCGGGAAATTCACCATCGAGTTAAAAATAATCTCTATGTAATTTCTAATTTATTAGATTTACAAGCGGATACCTTAGAACAGGAGGAACAACGCAATTTATTTGCCGAAAGTCAAAATCGAATTCAAACGATGGCCCTGATTCATGAACAGCTTTATCAATCCGATGATTTATCCCAAGTGAATTTTGCCAATTATATCCAAAACTTAGTTGAAAAATTATCGTTATCCTATCAAACAAAATACTGTGAGGTTAAAATCATCCTTGATGTTGAACCTATCACTTTAAATTTAGAAACGGCAATTCCCTGCGGACTTTTAATTAATGAATTAGTTACAAATTCTTTTAAATATGCTTTTCCAAATTCTCAATATGGAGAAATTAAAATCGAGTTAAAACTTGAACCTCAACAACAAATTTATCTGAGAATTAGCGATAATGGTATTGGCATTCCCGATAATGTTGATTGGCAAGATAGTCCCTCATTAGGATTAAGATTAGTCAGTATTTTAGGAGATCAATTAGAAGCAGCCGTTGAAGTGGATTGTAGCCAAGGTACAAGTTTTACTCTGACTTTTCAAGAACAAGGCTATAATTAA
- a CDS encoding response regulator yields MATTILIVEDELIAAESIARSLRKQGYIVIARINSGEKALEQVAKNIPDLILMDIHLRGELDGIETAKRIQEQYPIPIVYITAYSDTSTIERTQETNPYGYLIKPFKPQDVINAVEKALEGNRQ; encoded by the coding sequence ATGGCAACCACCATTTTAATTGTCGAAGATGAGTTAATTGCCGCCGAAAGTATTGCTAGAAGTTTAAGAAAACAAGGGTATATAGTTATTGCTCGAATCAATTCAGGAGAAAAAGCCTTAGAACAGGTGGCGAAAAATATCCCTGATTTAATTTTAATGGATATTCACTTACGCGGGGAATTAGATGGGATTGAAACAGCTAAACGCATTCAGGAACAGTACCCCATTCCTATCGTTTATATTACAGCTTATTCTGATACTTCAACAATTGAACGCACCCAAGAAACTAATCCTTATGGATATTTAATTAAACCCTTTAAACCCCAAGATGTGATTAACGCGGTTGAAAAAGCTTTAGAAGGCAATAGGCAATAG
- the dnaK gene encoding molecular chaperone DnaK — MGKVVGIDLGTTNSCVAVMEGGKPTVIANAEGLRTTPSVVAFAKNGDQLVGQIAKRQSVMNPENTFYSVKRFIGRKSEEVNNESKEVSYKVLRDSSGNVKLDCPARDKQFAPEEISAQVLRKLVDDASKYLGETVKEAVITVPAYFNDSQRQATKDAGRIAGIEVKRIINEPTAASLAYGLEQKSNETILVFDLGGGTFDVSILEVGDGVFEVLSTSGDTHLGGDDFDKKIVDYLAEEFQKSEGVDLRKDKQALQRLTEASEKAKQELSSVTQTEINLPFITATQDGPKHLDMTLTRSKFEQLCSDLIDRCLTPVEKAISDSKLKKSDIDEVVLVGGSTRIPAIQKLVRDALGKEPNQTVNPDEVVALGAAIQAGVLSGEVKDILLLDVTPLSLGVETLGGVMTKIIPRNTTIPTKKSEVFSTAVDGQTNVEIHVLQGEREMSNDNKSLGTFRLDGIPPAPRGVPQIEVIFDIDANGILNVTAKDKGTGKEQSISITGASTLPDDEVQRMVREAEQNAATDKERRERIERKNQADTLSYQAEKQLKELGDKVPEADKTKIEGLIKELREAITQDDDEKIKTLTTDLQQALFAVGSSMYQQAGGGAPEDGGPGAGGSTPPSGGDDVIDADFTESK, encoded by the coding sequence ATGGGAAAAGTAGTCGGCATTGACTTAGGAACCACAAACTCTTGCGTCGCCGTGATGGAAGGGGGCAAACCCACCGTTATCGCTAATGCTGAAGGGTTACGCACCACACCTTCCGTTGTAGCCTTTGCTAAAAATGGCGACCAACTGGTAGGTCAAATTGCCAAACGTCAGTCCGTCATGAACCCCGAAAACACGTTTTATTCGGTCAAACGGTTCATCGGACGCAAATCAGAAGAAGTCAACAACGAATCTAAAGAAGTTTCTTATAAAGTGCTGCGCGATAGCAGTGGTAATGTTAAATTAGATTGCCCTGCCCGTGATAAACAATTTGCACCGGAAGAAATCTCCGCCCAAGTGTTGAGAAAACTGGTTGATGATGCCAGTAAATACTTAGGCGAAACCGTTAAAGAAGCTGTTATTACCGTTCCTGCTTATTTTAACGACTCCCAACGTCAAGCCACTAAAGACGCGGGTAGAATTGCCGGAATTGAAGTTAAACGGATTATTAACGAACCAACAGCGGCATCATTAGCTTATGGTTTAGAACAAAAAAGTAACGAAACCATTCTGGTTTTTGACTTAGGCGGCGGTACGTTTGACGTCTCAATTTTAGAAGTCGGCGATGGCGTATTTGAAGTATTATCAACTTCTGGAGATACTCACCTGGGAGGAGATGATTTCGATAAAAAAATCGTTGATTATCTCGCCGAAGAATTCCAGAAAAGTGAAGGGGTTGACCTCCGCAAAGATAAACAAGCATTGCAACGGTTAACGGAAGCTTCTGAAAAAGCTAAACAAGAACTTTCCAGCGTTACCCAAACGGAAATTAACCTCCCCTTTATTACCGCCACCCAAGATGGGCCTAAACATCTGGATATGACCTTAACTCGGTCAAAATTTGAACAATTATGTTCTGATTTAATTGACCGTTGTTTGACTCCCGTTGAGAAAGCCATCAGTGATTCTAAACTCAAGAAGTCAGATATTGATGAAGTGGTGTTAGTGGGAGGTTCTACCCGCATTCCCGCCATTCAAAAATTAGTTCGGGATGCTCTGGGTAAAGAACCGAACCAAACCGTTAACCCCGATGAAGTTGTGGCTTTAGGGGCTGCTATTCAAGCTGGGGTATTATCCGGTGAAGTTAAGGATATTCTGCTGTTAGACGTGACTCCGTTGTCCTTGGGTGTAGAAACCCTGGGTGGGGTGATGACCAAGATTATTCCTCGCAACACCACTATTCCGACCAAAAAATCGGAAGTGTTCTCAACGGCTGTTGATGGTCAAACTAACGTTGAAATCCATGTTCTCCAAGGGGAACGGGAAATGTCGAATGATAACAAGAGTTTGGGAACTTTCCGCCTGGATGGTATTCCGCCTGCGCCGCGTGGTGTTCCTCAAATTGAAGTCATTTTTGATATCGACGCCAACGGGATTTTGAACGTGACCGCCAAGGATAAGGGGACTGGAAAAGAACAGTCCATCAGTATTACAGGCGCGTCTACCCTACCCGATGACGAAGTACAACGGATGGTGCGGGAAGCGGAACAAAACGCTGCTACTGACAAAGAACGTCGGGAACGCATCGAACGCAAAAACCAAGCCGATACTCTATCTTATCAAGCCGAAAAACAACTTAAAGAGTTGGGGGATAAAGTACCCGAAGCCGATAAGACGAAGATTGAAGGCCTGATTAAGGAACTACGGGAAGCCATCACTCAAGATGATGATGAGAAGATCAAAACCCTAACCACAGATTTACAACAAGCGTTGTTTGCGGTGGGTTCTAGTATGTATCAACAAGCGGGTGGTGGTGCTCCTGAAGACGGTGGCCCTGGTGCCGGCGGTTCCACTCCTCCGAGTGGTGGCGATGATGTAATTGACGCCGATTTCACTGAATCTAAATAA
- a CDS encoding serine/threonine protein kinase, whose translation MGWQPGEQLRNGQYTIIRELGRGRFGITYLARDKQGKTCVIKTLSDDLINQLIPSDLKRLEDKIWQEATKLAHCQHPHIVKLKESFKEGDRVCLAMEHIAGETLEHLPNKILPEFVALDYIRQIGSALNCVHEKGFVHRDVKPANIVLRAGKSEVVLIDFGLARGFDNPLTTVQASTADGFAPLELYHVDSEQKPYTDVYSLSATLYVLLTGTIPASAMDRSLQKAQLIPPKQLNSQISDHTNTAILEGLKLAPEDRHQTINEWLKLLPSGHQNLVLPQIEPALFWTIVGAMATVLGTIPAWMPLLKPSSPPTPSPSPPVIEQPQKTLNN comes from the coding sequence ATGGGCTGGCAACCAGGGGAACAGTTACGCAACGGACAATATACGATTATTAGAGAGTTGGGACGGGGACGGTTTGGGATTACCTATTTAGCGAGAGATAAACAGGGTAAAACCTGTGTGATCAAAACCTTGAGTGATGATTTAATTAATCAATTAATTCCCTCAGATCTCAAGCGTTTAGAGGATAAAATCTGGCAAGAAGCAACTAAATTAGCCCATTGTCAACATCCCCATATTGTTAAACTTAAAGAGTCTTTTAAAGAAGGCGATCGCGTTTGTTTGGCGATGGAACATATTGCCGGAGAAACTCTCGAACATCTGCCTAATAAAATATTACCAGAATTCGTTGCTTTAGACTATATTCGACAAATTGGTTCGGCTTTAAATTGTGTGCATGAAAAAGGATTTGTACATCGAGATGTTAAACCTGCTAATATTGTTTTACGCGCCGGAAAATCGGAAGTTGTCTTAATTGATTTTGGTTTAGCGCGAGGGTTTGATAATCCTTTAACAACAGTTCAAGCCTCGACTGCCGATGGTTTTGCACCTTTGGAATTGTATCATGTTGATAGTGAACAAAAGCCCTATACGGATGTTTATTCTTTATCGGCGACTTTGTATGTTTTACTAACTGGAACTATTCCCGCTAGTGCAATGGATCGGAGTTTACAAAAAGCCCAACTCATTCCACCCAAACAACTCAATTCTCAAATTAGCGATCACACCAATACCGCTATTTTAGAAGGGTTGAAACTCGCCCCGGAAGACCGACATCAAACCATCAACGAGTGGTTAAAATTGCTCCCTTCTGGGCATCAAAATCTAGTTTTACCTCAAATTGAACCTGCACTATTTTGGACAATTGTAGGAGCAATGGCAACGGTTTTAGGAACGATTCCTGCTTGGATGCCATTGTTAAAACCAAGTTCACCTCCCACACCTTCCCCCTCTCCACCTGTTATTGAACAGCCACAAAAAACCCTTAATAACTAA
- a CDS encoding serine/threonine-protein kinase, giving the protein MAWQPGTKLYGDRYTIIKKLKEGGFGITFLARNRKGTEFVIKTLRDQILTDPDFIDFRDKYLRDFKDEATRLAVCRHPHIVEIENVFREGSLPCIVMEYIAGENLWELVRGKGAFAEAEAVRYIQQIGNALIVVHDKGLLHRDIKPQNIMKRDRKSEAVLIDFGIAREFIPNVTQTHTPAFTHGFAPIEQYDEQAHRGEYTDVYALSATLYHLLSGKVPNPAFMRNVRDSLQPLNQVVNVSNRVHKAVMKGLEIQPDKRPQSVEEWLEILIDNRVIPTPMPTIPQLVVPSTSTPLETVPSRYQKLQQLLAAGQWKEADQETATVMLQVAGREEDGYLNVDSINNFPCEDLRTIDQLWVKYSMSRFGFSVQKKIWLEFGGKVDYETECKLGDRVGWRKNGSWMNHHDLTFTLQAPTGHLPAFWGLVRGVLDVVWLMGLVWGCILSRQEL; this is encoded by the coding sequence ATGGCTTGGCAACCCGGTACAAAACTTTATGGCGATCGCTATACAATCATTAAAAAACTAAAGGAAGGCGGGTTTGGCATTACCTTTTTAGCGCGAAACCGCAAAGGTACAGAATTTGTCATCAAAACTTTACGGGATCAGATCCTCACCGATCCCGATTTTATTGATTTTCGGGATAAATATTTACGCGACTTTAAGGATGAAGCAACCCGACTCGCCGTTTGTCGCCATCCCCATATTGTGGAAATTGAGAATGTGTTTCGGGAGGGCTCCTTACCCTGTATTGTCATGGAATATATTGCTGGAGAGAACCTCTGGGAATTAGTTAGAGGAAAAGGTGCATTTGCAGAAGCGGAAGCAGTACGTTATATTCAACAAATTGGTAATGCTTTAATAGTTGTTCATGATAAGGGGTTATTGCATCGAGATATTAAACCCCAGAATATTATGAAGCGGGACAGGAAAAGCGAAGCGGTATTAATTGATTTTGGCATTGCTAGAGAGTTTATTCCTAATGTAACCCAAACTCATACCCCTGCCTTTACCCATGGGTTTGCCCCCATTGAACAATACGATGAACAAGCGCATCGGGGGGAATATACCGATGTATATGCCTTGAGTGCGACGTTATATCATTTGCTCAGTGGGAAAGTGCCAAACCCTGCATTTATGAGGAATGTTCGGGATAGTTTGCAACCGTTAAATCAAGTCGTTAATGTTAGTAATAGAGTCCATAAAGCGGTGATGAAGGGGTTAGAAATACAACCCGATAAACGTCCTCAGTCGGTGGAGGAATGGTTAGAAATATTGATTGATAATCGGGTTATTCCTACCCCGATGCCAACTATTCCTCAACTGGTTGTACCATCTACATCTACACCACTGGAAACCGTTCCATCCCGATATCAGAAATTGCAACAACTCCTCGCAGCAGGACAGTGGAAAGAAGCAGACCAGGAAACTGCCACGGTGATGCTTCAGGTGGCAGGGAGAGAGGAGGATGGGTACTTAAATGTAGACTCGATTAATAATTTCCCCTGTGAGGATTTACGCACCATTGATCAGTTATGGGTAAAATACAGTATGTCCCGCTTTGGCTTCAGTGTCCAGAAAAAGATTTGGCTGGAATTTGGGGGTAAGGTAGACTATGAAACAGAATGTAAGCTGGGCGATCGCGTCGGATGGAGAAAGAATGGCAGTTGGATGAACCACCATGACTTGACCTTTACATTGCAAGCTCCCACTGGCCACCTCCCGGCGTTTTGGGGGTTGGTGAGGGGCGTTTTGGACGTTGTGTGGTTGATGGGGTTGGTTTGGGGGTGTATTCTCTCGCGTCAAGAACTGTAA